Proteins encoded by one window of Bactrocera oleae isolate idBacOlea1 chromosome 4, idBacOlea1, whole genome shotgun sequence:
- the St1 gene encoding sulfotransferase 1 family member D1 isoform X2 — MPSATFYAENVPFDQIEKLAISGGYSAIYATTKPSVDIVGDWQNRYCSLADTFQPILDRVHNFEVREDDVWIVTSTKCGTTWAQEMTWLILNNFDFEKAKMDDLTIRSPFLEFNGVVPNVPHDTIEAANKLPSPRLIKSHLPAWLLPKQVWTKKPKIIYVFRNPKDAAISYFHHWRGMVGYKGTKEDFMHSYIDGHVNFNPFWPHVLDFWQLRDEPQIFFTSYERMKRDLAGVIKDVCKFLEREVQQEQLTQLVEHLSFDKMKDNPACNHVKEFESMKAAAGREVDEFSRFVRRGIVGSHKDEMPQSAIQEFDDWAEDNLKGYQLTIDDFVNYSKY; from the exons ATGCCGAGTGCGACATTCTACGCCGAAAACGTACCATTCGATCAAATCGAAAAGCTCGCCATTAGCGGCGGTTACTCCGCGATCTATGCAACTACAAAGCCCAGCGTTGATATTGTCGGAGACTGGCAGAACCGTTATTGCTCACTAGCTGACACCTTCCAACCCATCTTGGATCGTGTACATAATTTCGAGGTGCGTGAAGATGATGTTTGGATTGTAACAAGCACCAAATGTGGCACAACATGGGCACAGGAAATGACATGGCTGATTttgaataatttcgattttgaaaAGGCAAAAATGGACGATCTCACCATACGTTCGCCATTTTTGGA attCAATGGTGTTGTACCGAATGTTCCACATGACACAATAGAGGCCGCTAATAAATTGCCATCACCGCGTTTGATAAAATCTCACCTGCCCGCTTGGCTGCTGCCGAAACAAGTGTGGACAAAGAAGCCGAAG ATCATCTATGTGTTCCGTAATCCGAAAGACGCGGCTATATCATATTTTCATCATTGGCGCGGCATGGTCGGTTATAAGGGCACGAAAGAGGACTTCATGCATTCTTACATTGATGGCCACGTCAACTTCAATCCGTTCTGGCCACATGTGCTCGACTTCTGGCAATTGCGCGATGAACCACAAATCTTCTTCACCAGCTATGAGCGCATGAAGCGAGACTTGGCGGGTGTCATCAAGGATGTGTGCAAATTCTTAGAGCGCGAAGTTCAACAGGAGCAGCTGACACAGCTCGTGGAACATCTTTCGTTCGACAAAATGAAGGATAATCCCGCGTGCAATCATGTCAAAGAGTTTGAGAGTATGAAGGCGGCAGCTGGTAGGGAGGTCGATGAATTTAG caGATTTGTTCGCCGCGGTATAGTTGGCAGCCATAAGGATGAAATGCCGCAGTCAGCTATACAAGAATTCGATGACTGGGCGGAGGATAACTTGAAGGGTTATCAGCTGACTATCGATGATTTCGTAAATTATTCGAAATACTAA
- the St1 gene encoding sulfotransferase 1 family member D1 isoform X1, which yields MPSATFYAENVPFDQIEKLAISGGYSAIYATTKPSVDIVGDWQNRYCSLADTFQPILDRVHNFEVREDDVWIVTSTKCGTTWAQEMTWLILNNFDFEKAKMDDLTIRSPFLEFNGVVPNVPHDTIEAANKLPSPRLIKSHLPAWLLPKQVWTKKPKIIYVFRNPKDAAISYFHHWRGMVGYKGTKEDFMHSYIDGHVNFNPFWPHVLDFWQLRDEPQIFFTSYERMKRDLAGVIKDVCKFLEREVQQEQLTQLVEHLSFDKMKDNPACNHVKEFESMKAAAGREVDEFRFVRRGIVGSHKDEMPQSAIQEFDDWAEDNLKGYQLTIDDFVNYSKY from the exons ATGCCGAGTGCGACATTCTACGCCGAAAACGTACCATTCGATCAAATCGAAAAGCTCGCCATTAGCGGCGGTTACTCCGCGATCTATGCAACTACAAAGCCCAGCGTTGATATTGTCGGAGACTGGCAGAACCGTTATTGCTCACTAGCTGACACCTTCCAACCCATCTTGGATCGTGTACATAATTTCGAGGTGCGTGAAGATGATGTTTGGATTGTAACAAGCACCAAATGTGGCACAACATGGGCACAGGAAATGACATGGCTGATTttgaataatttcgattttgaaaAGGCAAAAATGGACGATCTCACCATACGTTCGCCATTTTTGGA attCAATGGTGTTGTACCGAATGTTCCACATGACACAATAGAGGCCGCTAATAAATTGCCATCACCGCGTTTGATAAAATCTCACCTGCCCGCTTGGCTGCTGCCGAAACAAGTGTGGACAAAGAAGCCGAAG ATCATCTATGTGTTCCGTAATCCGAAAGACGCGGCTATATCATATTTTCATCATTGGCGCGGCATGGTCGGTTATAAGGGCACGAAAGAGGACTTCATGCATTCTTACATTGATGGCCACGTCAACTTCAATCCGTTCTGGCCACATGTGCTCGACTTCTGGCAATTGCGCGATGAACCACAAATCTTCTTCACCAGCTATGAGCGCATGAAGCGAGACTTGGCGGGTGTCATCAAGGATGTGTGCAAATTCTTAGAGCGCGAAGTTCAACAGGAGCAGCTGACACAGCTCGTGGAACATCTTTCGTTCGACAAAATGAAGGATAATCCCGCGTGCAATCATGTCAAAGAGTTTGAGAGTATGAAGGCGGCAGCTGGTAGGGAGGTCGATGAATTTAG ATTTGTTCGCCGCGGTATAGTTGGCAGCCATAAGGATGAAATGCCGCAGTCAGCTATACAAGAATTCGATGACTGGGCGGAGGATAACTTGAAGGGTTATCAGCTGACTATCGATGATTTCGTAAATTATTCGAAATACTAA
- the LOC106620761 gene encoding amine sulfotransferase: MDNEIVQPKAFPNNLLQKDWTKRKLSEQCGQGFVDKVHDMLVRDDDVWIVTLPKCGTTWIQELLWLVLYDFDFEAARSEHLEVRTPFLEFEYMIHNDLDHALDQIEALKSPRLIKSHMPLALLPQQLWIKKPKLIYVYRNPKDYIVSRYYHSRSLGFCKDTNLQEFALECIEEESTVPSEDFEHVTEFYELRKEPWIFYTSFERMKLNLRQVIEDICKFLNKEINEEQMQKMLHHLSFEEMKKNPKVNHRWEFEQMRAKFKSEYENNNFVRRGKAGGYKDELSADIIAKLDDMIQRNLDYYGLSLNELLLLDGEVAL, translated from the exons atGGATAATGAAATAGTACAACCGAAAGCATTCCCCAACAATTTGCTGCAAAAAGATTGGACAAAGAGAAAGTTATCGGAGCAGTGCGGTCAGGGGTTTGTCGATAAGGTACACGATATGCTGGTGAGAGACGACGATGTATGGATTGTGACGCTGCCGAAATGTGGCACAACTTGGATACAAGAATTGCTGTGGTTGGTCTTGTACGACTTTGACTTTGAGGCGGCACGCAGTGAGCACTTGGAAGTGAGAACACCGTTTTTGGA atTTGAATATATGATACACAATGACTTGGACCATGCACTCGACCAAATTGAGGCACTTAAATCACCACGCCTCATCAAGTCACATATGCCATTGGCACTACTACCACAGCAGCTGTGGATCAAGAAACCCAAG CTAATTTACGTTTACCGCAATCCGAAAGATTACATTGTTTCACGATATTACCACAGTCGCAGCCTCGGCTTTTGTAAGGACACTAACCTGCAGGAATTTGCATTGGAGTGCATAGAAGAAGAAAGCACTGTGCCTTCGGAAGACTTTGAACACGTCACCGAGTTTTATGAGTTACGAAAAGAGCCGTGGATATTCTACACTAGTTTCGAACGCATGAAACTGAACTTGCGTCAAGTTATTGaagatatttgcaaatttctAAATAAGGAGATCAACGAAGAgcaaatgcaaaaaatgttgCACCATCTGTCGTTCGAAGAGATGAAAA AAAATCCCAAAGTAAATCATCGCTGGGAGTTCGAGCAAATGCGTGCTAAATTTAAAAGCGAATATGAGAATAATAA ttttgtacGCCGAGGTAAGGCAGGCGGCTATAAGGACGAATTGTCAGCAGATATTATTGCCAAATTAGACGACATGATACAACGTAATCTCGATTATTATGGGCTCAGTTTAAATGAGTTGCTTCTGCTTGATGGCGAAGTTGCGCtgtaa
- the l(2)efl gene encoding protein lethal(2)essential for life — translation MSVVPLMFRDWWDDFEIPTRTSRLLDQHFGTGLRRDDLLSSVWNSRPTMLRSGYLRPWQRSPTSLQKQESGSTLNIDNEKFEVILDVQQFTPSEITVKVTDKFVLVEGKHEERQDEHGFISRQFSRRYMLPSDVNPDNVTSSLSSDGLLTITAPMKKLPPPATERVVPISQTGPSSKEDNAKKIETTTA, via the exons ATGTCAGTAGTGCCACTAATGTTCCGTGACTGGTGGGATGATTTCGAAATTCCAACGCGCACTTCGCGCCTCTTGGACCAGCATTTCGGCACTGGGCTAAG ACGCGATGACTTGCTGTCATCCGTTTGGAACTCCCGTCCAACAATGTTGCGTTCCGGCTACTTGCGGCCATGGCAACGCTCACCCACCAGCTTGCAGAAGCAGGAATCTGGTTCCACTTTGAATATCGACAATGAGAAATTTGAAGTGATTTTGGATGTACAACAATTCACACCCAGTGAGATTACCGTCAAGGTGACCGACAAGTTTGTACTCGTTGAAGGTAAACACGAGGAGCGCCAGGATGAGCATGGTTTTATTTCCAGACAGTTCTCCAGACGCTATATGCTGCCAA gcGACGTGAACCCCGACAATGTGACCTCATCCTTGTCCTCGGACGGTCTTCTCACCATCACCGCTCCCATGAAGAAGCTGCCTCCTCCTGCCACTGAACGCGTGGTGCCAATCTCACAAACTGGCCCATCCTCGAAGGAAGATAATGCCAAGAAAATCGAGACCACCACCGCCTAA